The Novosphingobium kaempferiae genome includes a window with the following:
- a CDS encoding TolC family protein, which yields MNWAWLLMAGTAACAIAVPAQAQDADLPPPELVNGVLDAQPGVKAAMARIDGADAEAEALRRGPNEITAQGTLSRRNVDREGSYVEYDATVSRPFRLPGKAALDRRAGVLGVDIARNRMEDARHQSALALGGLWYDWVLAGELLRNASALATNQQALVAATRRRVQLRDAAELDFQQVSAASALAEAQVADAAASRDRARALLEAHFPDLPLPVEPPRLADPTVPPEGLRELQRLVVARSHEIAAAVGTAERQDVLARRARADRFADPSLGVRVFSERSGQEQGAGLYVSLPLGGGHRRALADQASALAGAAQAESTVVEREIAGNAAADVAEFRARQMAWQASRTSVERAEQGASLAARGQELGAIDLADRLYADRQANEARAQELTARAAAARLILKLRIDSHTLWID from the coding sequence ATGAACTGGGCGTGGCTCCTGATGGCCGGCACCGCCGCCTGCGCAATCGCCGTACCGGCGCAGGCACAGGACGCGGACCTGCCGCCGCCCGAACTGGTCAACGGCGTGCTCGATGCACAGCCCGGCGTGAAGGCGGCGATGGCGCGCATCGACGGAGCGGACGCGGAGGCCGAGGCGCTGCGCCGGGGGCCGAACGAGATAACCGCCCAAGGCACCCTGTCGCGCCGCAACGTCGACCGGGAGGGCAGCTACGTCGAGTACGACGCGACCGTCAGCCGCCCGTTCCGGCTGCCCGGCAAGGCCGCGCTCGACCGCCGCGCGGGTGTGCTCGGCGTCGACATCGCGCGGAACCGCATGGAGGATGCGCGGCACCAGTCGGCGCTCGCTCTGGGCGGGTTGTGGTACGACTGGGTGCTTGCAGGTGAGCTTCTGCGCAATGCCTCGGCGCTGGCGACCAACCAGCAGGCGCTCGTCGCCGCCACTCGCCGCCGTGTGCAGTTGCGCGACGCGGCGGAGCTGGATTTCCAGCAGGTTTCGGCAGCGTCAGCGCTGGCCGAGGCGCAGGTCGCAGATGCTGCTGCGTCCCGTGACCGCGCGCGGGCGCTGCTGGAGGCGCATTTCCCCGACCTGCCGCTCCCGGTCGAACCGCCGCGCCTTGCCGATCCCACCGTGCCGCCGGAAGGGCTGCGCGAACTCCAGCGGCTCGTCGTGGCGCGCAGCCACGAGATCGCCGCCGCCGTCGGCACGGCCGAGCGTCAGGACGTGCTGGCGCGGCGCGCGCGGGCGGATCGCTTCGCCGATCCCTCGCTCGGCGTGCGCGTGTTCAGCGAGCGCAGCGGGCAGGAGCAGGGGGCGGGCCTCTATGTCTCTTTGCCGCTGGGCGGCGGCCATCGCCGTGCGCTCGCCGATCAGGCGTCGGCGCTGGCGGGCGCGGCGCAGGCCGAGAGTACCGTGGTGGAGCGCGAGATCGCGGGGAATGCAGCCGCCGACGTCGCCGAGTTCCGCGCGCGGCAGATGGCCTGGCAGGCCAGCCGCACGTCGGTCGAGCGAGCGGAGCAGGGCGCGAGCCTTGCCGCGCGCGGGCAGGAATTGGGGGCGATAGACCTCGCCGACCGGCTCTATGCAGACCGGCAGGCGAACGAGGCGCGTGCGCAGGAACTGACGGCGCGGGCAGCGGCGGCGCGGCTCATCCTCAAGCTGCGGATCGATTCCCACACGCTCTGGATCGATTGA
- a CDS encoding DedA family protein — protein sequence MIEQTTQFVTTHAAWAGPVVGLLCLGESLAIVGLFIPATAVMLAIGGLVGAGALEPWPILLWAVVGAIAGDWLSYTFGNRIGPGIYRRRPLNRHRHLIARARLMIRRYGFAAVFMGRFMGPVRATVPLVAGILAMPRHVFQIANVTSAVLWVAVMLAPGYLAVGRIEDLWTSDEGRVVLLGLLLGLAATGATCLAFRMLHGWFTETVARIGRHSPR from the coding sequence ATGATCGAACAGACCACGCAGTTCGTCACCACCCACGCCGCATGGGCGGGGCCGGTCGTCGGGCTGCTGTGTCTGGGCGAGTCACTCGCCATCGTCGGCCTGTTCATTCCGGCGACCGCCGTCATGCTGGCGATCGGCGGCCTCGTCGGGGCGGGGGCGCTGGAGCCCTGGCCGATCCTGCTCTGGGCCGTGGTCGGCGCGATCGCGGGTGACTGGCTTTCCTATACCTTCGGCAACCGGATCGGCCCGGGCATCTACCGGCGCAGGCCGCTCAACCGGCATCGCCATCTCATCGCCCGCGCCCGCCTGATGATCCGCCGATACGGGTTCGCCGCCGTGTTCATGGGCCGCTTCATGGGACCGGTGCGCGCCACCGTGCCGCTCGTCGCCGGGATACTGGCGATGCCGCGCCACGTCTTCCAGATCGCCAACGTCACCTCCGCCGTGCTCTGGGTGGCGGTGATGCTCGCCCCCGGCTACCTCGCGGTCGGGCGGATCGAGGATCTGTGGACGAGCGACGAAGGACGCGTCGTGCTCCTCGGCCTGCTGCTCGGCCTCGCCGCGACCGGCGCGACCTGCCTTGCGTTCCGCATGCTGCACGGCTGGTTCACCGAGACCGTGGCGAGGATCGGACGACACTCGCCCCGATAG
- a CDS encoding DUF3240 domain-containing protein: MSRVVLTLLCGVQDAEAIAAALGDCLHAPVHMRREAVLGRDFDDAATVERVAGTLARMAVEVETGADRVAAAVDAAKAVRRSLPFRWRTVAVLAGGRVA; encoded by the coding sequence ATGAGTCGGGTGGTGCTGACCCTGCTGTGCGGCGTGCAGGACGCCGAGGCCATTGCGGCGGCGCTGGGCGATTGCCTCCATGCCCCCGTCCATATGCGGCGCGAGGCAGTGCTCGGTCGCGATTTCGATGATGCCGCGACCGTGGAACGCGTCGCGGGAACGCTCGCGCGCATGGCGGTGGAAGTGGAGACGGGTGCCGATCGCGTGGCCGCAGCGGTCGACGCGGCAAAGGCGGTGCGGCGGAGCCTGCCGTTCCGCTGGCGCACGGTGGCGGTACTGGCTGGAGGACGAGTGGCATGA